The following proteins are co-located in the Oceanidesulfovibrio indonesiensis genome:
- a CDS encoding SLC13 family permease, with the protein YRGVDWRTVFLLAGLIPLGVAMQQTGAAEWLAFHLLNLVGAPTPLVFYFIVGLITTAFTLVVSNVGATVLLVPLVIGMAHGVGADPRLAALVVGMAASNSFLLPTHQVNALYMGPGSYTSLDFVKAGTPLSILFLLVLSVMLHYMY; encoded by the coding sequence CCTATCGCGGCGTGGACTGGCGCACCGTCTTTTTGCTGGCCGGCCTCATTCCCCTGGGTGTGGCCATGCAGCAGACCGGTGCGGCGGAATGGCTCGCCTTCCATCTGCTGAACCTCGTGGGCGCACCGACGCCGCTCGTTTTCTATTTCATCGTCGGGCTCATCACAACGGCATTCACGCTGGTTGTTTCCAACGTTGGCGCCACCGTTCTGCTCGTCCCCCTGGTCATCGGCATGGCGCATGGCGTAGGCGCCGATCCGCGCTTGGCGGCGCTCGTGGTGGGCATGGCCGCATCGAACTCGTTCCTGCTGCCCACCCACCAGGTGAACGCCCTGTACATGGGGCCCGGCAGCTATACAAGTCTTGATTTCGTCAAGGCCGGCACGCCGCTGAGCATTCTCTTTTTACTCGTCCTGTCAGTCATGCTTCATTACATGTACTGA